GCCACCGCCGTTCGAAGCGTTGGAAACGTTCGCAGCGGCCGGACCGTCGAGAGCCCCGTTTACCGGCGCGACACCGACCGATTCAGCACCCGATCGACTCCGATCGCGACCTTCCACGTCTGCGCCGGCCTCGATCGCTCGTGATTGCCGGGGCGGCCGGGACGGCCCAACTTCCCCCTCCTCGCCCGACGGCACCCCGGAGTCGGGCACCGGCTGCTGGCCCGTCTCTTGGTTGCCCGCCTGGTCGGAAGCCGCCTCGGTCGACGTTTTGCGAGCGCGCGTCCGCCGCGGCTTGGCGCCTTCGCCGGCGGCGTCGGCCTCAACACCGGTCGCGCGCAGTATTTGGTTGACCAGGTCCGACTTCTTCGCGCGCGCCGTCGGCTTGGTTCCAAGGGCGTCGGCGATGGCGAAGAGCTCCTCGCGCTCCTTGGCCTCGAGGACCGAGCGCTCGAGCTGCGTTCCGCTCATATGTGAAACCTCGTTTGTGGTCTTCTTAGGGTTCGAAAGGGAAAAAGGAGAGGATGTCGGCCACCGGCTCGCTGGATACCACGGCGTCGGTGTGTCAATCGGCTGGTGCACGCCGCGAGTTCAGGCCTGAAAGGGGCGCACCATCGCCCGGCAGGCACTCCGGCGCGGACGACGACCGGTCCATGGTAGTTAGCCGGAGGCCCTAGCGGCAACCACCAAGCCGGCGATCAGAGACCCAGTTCGGCCCGCACCGCACCAATCTCTGGATCGACCGGAGTCGGAACCGCGATCTGCCCGATAGCAATGTCGGGATCCTTCAGCCCGTGGCCGGTCAGGACGCAGACAACCGTCGACCCCGACGGAACCTCCGACTTCAACAGACCGGCCACCGACGCAGCCGACGCCGGTTCACAGAACACCGACTCCTCCTGCGCCAGCAACCTGTACGCCTCGAGGATCTCGTCGTCGGTCACCGCCGCAATCGACCCCCCCGACTCGGTAGCCGCAGCCGTGGCCCCGTACCACGAGGCGGGCTTGCCGATCCGGATTGCTGTGGCGACAGTCTCGGGCTCCTCGATCGGGTGCCCCGCGACCAGCGGTGCGGCACCCGCGGCCTGAAACCCGAGCATTCGAGGCAGCTTGGATAGCCGTCCCGCGTCCTGGTACTCGCGGTATCCCTTCCAGTACGCGGTGATGTTCCCCGCGTTGCCGACGGGGATGCAATGGAAGTCGGGCGCGTCGCCGAGGACGTCGACGATCTCGAAGGCTCCTGTTTTCTGGCCTTCGATCCGGTACGGGTTGATCGAGTTCACAACGGTCACCGGTGCGGTGTCGCCGAGCTGGCGGACAATCTCGAGGGCGGCGTCGAAGTTGGCT
The Acidimicrobiales bacterium genome window above contains:
- the thrC gene encoding threonine synthase, whose product is MASGWKGVIEEYRQFLPVGASTPVVTLQEGGTPLLPAPRISERVGATVFLKVEGANPTGSFKDRGMTVAISKALEEGAKAVVCGSTGNTSASAAAYASRAGMTCAVLIPEGYIALGKLAQALIHGARVLQIRANFDAALEIVRQLGDTAPVTVVNSINPYRIEGQKTGAFEIVDVLGDAPDFHCIPVGNAGNITAYWKGYREYQDAGRLSKLPRMLGFQAAGAAPLVAGHPIEEPETVATAIRIGKPASWYGATAAATESGGSIAAVTDDEILEAYRLLAQEESVFCEPASAASVAGLLKSEVPSGSTVVCVLTGHGLKDPDIAIGQIAVPTPVDPEIGAVRAELGL